The genomic window AAAAAACAGGCTGTTTACAGGAGACACACAAAAATAAGAGTTCTCTCTTCACTTAACCCATCCTTGCAAGCCCAAGTGTTTGCCTGCAGCCTTTATCACTCCACACCGCAGACAACCCCTTGTCTTCATCAGCACACAACTATTACCCCTTGCTCACACCATATGTTGTTGCAATGGATTATCTATATAACAAAggctcaaaattctttttggcaCCAAAATGTTTATTTACCCACCTGCCTACTCTCTTTTAACGTTATAAACATTATACAAACATTATGGAATAAATCAATCTCTTTTTGATCCAGGGTTGCGACAGGAACCATCATGTACAATGTGGAGGCAGATTTATGgatgtatttatatttctctggGACCTCTCAACCTCTGCCTGTCATTTTTCTTGTCCTTTCTTGTCTATCCCTTAACAGTATATTCTAACCTCTGTAGAACAGGGACTGAAAGTACCAACCTCACTGTTCTGAGGTTTAAGAGAATACCCAGCTCTAAGCCAAGCTCTTAGGAACATTCACACTCCAACAGTTCCTCCCCGTCCTTTGATATAGCTCCTTCTCATCTGTCATGGGCTGAAGAACCAGTGAACCTGTAAATGAAGAACATGAGTATCGAGTCCATAGGCCAGTTAAGGGCCTAGAGGAAAAGTGGATGGGCTTTGTGACCATCACTGCCAACTTCCAGCCTAAGGAACGACTGATGGAGTGAGCAGTTCCAAAACCCCCAAGCTCACAGTTCCCTGCGGGTATCTCCCATGTACCTCCACCACGACAAGGCTTGGGCAAGGGCTTCTCAATTCCCCCTGTCAAACTAGGAATGCAGCAGAGGCCAAAAACTGAGAGACCAGCCCCAGGGAGTTCACGGGGGACATTAACAAACCAAACGCAAAGTTGGTACCATTTGCTCTTGGGGAGGAGAGGTGGGATCTGGGCAAGGGCGGCAGCGGGAAGGCTAAGGACAGGCCTGATTCTCAGTAGCGGTAGTGATCTGGCTTGAAGGGGCCATCACGGGGCACGCCCAGGTACTGGGCCTGCTTCTCAGTCAGCTTGGTCAGCTTCACGTTCAGCTTGCCCAGGTGGGCTTCAGCCACGGCTTCATCCAGCTggggagaaacaaaggaagaccTGGAATCAGTGCCATGCTTTGGGACCGCTTACCTGCATCCAGCTGCCAACAGAGGTAAGAACTATTCTGTTGTGGTATCTGCCATGTGTGTTATGCATATTACCTCATTCTATCCTCACAGCCAGCCTCAGTGGATGTATTGTTTTGGGCTGCCCAGTTCCCTTTCCTCCAGAGGGAACCATGCTACATCCTCCCATCCAAGAAGCCCTGGTACGACTATCAATTACATGTCCTTCCACGCCCTCCACCAACCCAAGCAGCTAACCAAAATGCTTCTCTGGAACTTATATCCATGGACAGGATATATTTTCCATGACAGGTAGAGAAGGGGCTCTCCCATTCCACTGGGATTCCTAAACAGGGAGGGTGTCAGTCTCTCCCCACCAGTGGCAAATCTATTTGACAAATGAAGTgaatatagagagaaaaaaaagagccaaGAGACAGAAAAAGTCAGCTCTGACACTGAATCTCTGGATCCAGTGTCTGAAACGTAGCCTCCTCCATTACATAGCCAAGAGAGTTCCTGTTTAGATTAAACTGCTTGTGGTTGTTTTAAAATACGTCCTTAAATTCTTTGTCTAGAAATTCATAATACTCCTCCCCTCAAGAGATGGAGCCTGATTCCTCACCCCTTGAGTTACTCACTTCTAACGAACAGAATGAAGCAGAGGCGATGGTGTATGACTTGGACACTAGGTCCTAAAGGGCGTGCAGCTTCTTCCTTTGCTCTCTCCCTGGATCACTCACTTTGGGGCAGGCCAGCTGCCATCTCTTGAGGACACTAAAGCGGCCCTATGCAGATACCCACGTGGCAAGGAGCTGAGACCTCCTGCCAACAGTGATGTGAAGCGGATCTTCCAGCTCCAGTGAAGCCTTCAGAtggctgcagccctggctgacatcttgatcgCAAGCCCATGAAGGACCTTGAGTCAGACCCTCCAGCTAAGCTGctctcaaattcctgacccacaaaaactgaaaagtttattgttttaagccactaagtttgggggttAAACTGTTATACAATAACACATAACTAATATACTAGTTTGAACAGAGTTTCTATCTACCACTTGCCACCAAAAGGAACCTGACTAATAAAATTGCCATCTCCTCTTACAAATGTGGAAATCGGGTTCAGAAAGGTGgaatgacttgtccaaagtcacacaactagttaatgacagagctaggatttgaacccgggtCCATCTGGCTCCAAAGTCCCAACACTTGTCTCAAGCATCCCTACTTATGGCCTCCAAAGCAGCtttgaagagagagaacagaaaccAAAGAGGACAGAGGCTGGGGTTAGACAAGGCCAATTTCCAAGTCTCACCAGTGCTGAAATGCATAAAAGGGCCCTGAAAAGAAGAGCATGTGGTTGCAGTTAGACAAGGGGCTCTCACTTTCTCAGGTTCTAGCTCTGGGCAGGGCCTCTTTCTACCCCTAGGGTCCCAAGCCCCATCCCATGATGGCCTGACAGCCTTTGACGACACCCCAGCCCAGAGAGCTTTACATTCCCAAGTGGTTTCAGATCTACTGCCTCACTAcagcctcacaacaaccctaagaaGGAGGGCAGGATTTATCCTTCTAGCTAacggatgaagaaactggggAGAGGCAAAGGCAGGAGCAGAGCCCAAGACCATGTCAGGTCTCGAGGGAGAAGGAAGGTCTCCAATCCCAGAGGACACTGAATCCTCCTTCACTTGGCCTGGCCTAAGCCAGAacatccttccttctccctgcacCCTGCACCCAGAAGGCAGTGTGTCACAATGGTTAACAACTTGGACAGACAGAGCTGGGTTCTATTCTGGTCTAATACTTGACAGCTGTGGGGGCAAGTCAattctgaaccttagtttccttattGGCAGGATGGATGGCTCACGGCTGTTACACTGAAAATCAATGATATCCAGAGTGCTTGGTGCAAGTAGGTACCTTAATAAATGGTGGCTGCTCTGTCGTTGTTTATCAAGGTACCTAATCCCTCGCCCACACGTTGCATGTGAGGCATGAAGCCTGTCCCCAGTCCATGTCTTGGCAGTGATGGAGGAAGGAAGTCGGGTTGGGGCAAGGTGTTGGGGTAGGAGGTgagatgttttcctttttacttcCAATTCTGGCCTCATTTCAAAGCCCGGCTCAATTTCTCTCCATATTCACAGCCATATTTCCTCCAACTGCGATCAGGTGAAGGTCaaatgagacttttttttaacctggtaACAAGCCTGGGGACCTGGCAGGCTGCACAGAATGGGATAGCCCTTGAGACCCTTATGGGTAAAACACCTGGACTGGCAAGAGAGTATCTAAGGAAGACTACGGGGAAAGGAGCTGGCTGGCTCTGAGGACAGACACCCAGGCCTCTTCCTACTTCTTATGAGTTGGCAGAACCAAGTTTTCAAGGGGTGGGAGAGGTAGTATGTAGACTCCATCACAGCCTGTCCAGTAGCCAAAGGCTGAAGAGTAAGACCTACGCTTAATATTTAGCTGATAAGGAAACTGACGCCTAGACAGGCTAAGTGGCAAAGCCAAGTTCACCCACAAAACTGGCAAAAAGGGCCAGGACTAAaacagccattctgacccctGGGGGTGGGCATGTTGCATGGAGTTTCATGAGGAGCACTGGATTTGACGTCAGAGGACTCCATTGTCATGGCGACTCTGACCACACACCCACAGCATGTCAGGTGCCATGATCCGTGTGTTAGTGGCATCATCTCATTCCAAGGCCACAGTCCTGAAGCCTACAGGCTGCCTTCAGCTTACAGACACGTGCAACTTGACCcacatttaaaaactgaatattCGATACAAAGATCTTGACATCCGGCTTTTTTGAAATGTCCGGAATCCTGATCCAGCGGGCCCAGATTCCAGGTTGATGACAGGCAGCCAGCCCTTTCAGCTGGAGCATGCGTTCTTCGGTCAGTTCCCACCCAGCCCACTTCACTCATTTACCTACCCAATCCAACGTGGACATGTGGATTTGTAACATGTGATCCAAGGAAATCCTCACAATGCTTAAAGGAagtactattatcctcattttgcacgtaacgaaacagaggcacagagaagttaagtaacttgccccagttATACAGCTTCTAAGTGGTAAGGCTGAGATTTAAACCTGGGTGTATTtcactccaaagcccatgctcttctTACCACCCAGCCCTGCTACTCCTGGGGGCCATCCCCcactttgggcctcagtttcctcttctgttacaTGGAGAGAATGATTTCTGCCCTGTGGAGAATCCTATGAGGATCTCTAAGAGGGTAGAGGCGAGCACTTTATGATCTCTGGCAAACCCTGTGTGGAGAGCCCAGGGTTGGACACGTGACCCTCGCCCTGCGGTGGAGGGGGAACCCACCTTCTTGGGCAGAAAGTGGACCCCAACAGGGTACTTGTCTGCATGAGTCCACAGCTCAATCTGCGCCAGCACCTGGTTGGTGAAGGAGTTGCTCATCACAAAGCTGGGGTGGCCCATGGCACAGCCCAAGTTGACCAGCCGGCCCTCAGCCAGCAAGATGATGCGGCGCCCATTCTTCAGCCAGTAGCGGTCCACCTGCAAGTGGGCAGAGCAGTGCTGAGGGCTCGTGGGGCACTGCTCCCAGTGTCCACCCTTGCCTCATCCTACCCTCTTGCCAGgcaggcctccctgcctccaacAGTGCCCGTGAAAGGGCCTGGCAGACACAGTTCATAATAAGAGCCAATGTTTATTAAGCAACTCTAAATTGCAGACGTCCGACGTCAGCTGTGAGACTTTAAAGAGCTGACTTGTGTAAGACACTTAACACATggcctggcacatactaagtaCTTGGTAAGTATTAGTTAacgttgttattattattattgccatgtGCCTTGGGCTAAGAGCATACACATAATTATACATTTACACACACGGATAATTATCCCATTTAACTCTAAGAACGGCCCTATGACTTAAGTGCTACTATTATCccaatttcacagataaagaaactgaagtctCAAGGGTTAGGTCATTTGTCTAGAGCCATACACTATGAAGTGGCTGCAATCTGAGCGTGGACAGTCTGAGGACAGAGCCCAAGTTCTCAGTTACCACACTTAGTGAAAGCtgagtgcagtggttctcaaccacagCTGCACATCAAATCATCTTTGGGGCTTTAAAAGTGGGGGTGCCTTGGCCTGGCTCCGAGATTCCTATTTAAGTGGCCCTGAAACcaggccctcctcctccccagcccactGTCCGTGTTGCCAGACCCTCCGCATCTGCCCTCCTTCGTGGCCAGCCCACGAGCATGCCCGCCTCAGCCCTCCATCTGCCCACCctgctggcagggctggggcttCTCACCTGGGGCTTGATGTTCACCTTCTCCACCGCATTCTCATTCAGCCACTTGACATCAATCTCCACGTCAAAGTGTCCGATGTTGCACACAATGGCATCATCCTTCATCTGCTCAAAGTGTCTGTGGCGAGCCCAAGCCCATGGAAGACTGTCAGGGACAAGAGCTGCCCCAAGCCCACCTCTCCCTCGTTCCCCAGGACCCTCCACCTGGTACTTACCGGCCAAGGATGATGTCAATACAGCCCGTGGTGGTGACAAAGATGTTGCCCTCCCGACAGGCCTCATCCATACTGGTCACCTCATAGCCTGTATAGAGACAGTGACCGTGGGTCATGCAGGGTGGTCTGGCCCCTCCTCTGGCCCCAGTGGCTGACAGCCAACCCTCGCCCTATCATACCCTCCATGGCAGCCTGCAGTGCGTTGATGGGGTCGATCTCTGTGATGACGACGCGGGCCCCAAAACCCCTCAGGGCCTGGGCACAGCCCTTGCCCACGTCGCCATAGCCCGCTACCACTGCCACCTTGCCCGCAATCATCACGTCTGTGGCCCGCTTGATGCCATCTATGAGGGACTCTCGGCAGCCATACAGGTTGTCAAACTTGCTCTGAAAGGAGAGGGGGCAAGGGGGCGATGGGGGCAGGCAAGGCCCTGGGGCCTCAGACCCACTCTCAGCATCTCAGCCTGGTGAGCCTCGGGCTGATCACCTCCTGTGACTTCTCCCCAACAGCTAACACCCATATGCCCCTCGCCCTCATCGGCCCCAGGACCTCCTTGCCAGCCATTCTCTGCTGGTCCAGAAGGCTTCCTGAGGATCAGTTACTAGGAGAGATTGCCCAGTCAAAGAATCTGCTTCACTTTAAAGCAGTGGATGCCCAGCTCTGAGGCTCACTGTGTAGCTCTTTCCCTCTTTAGGGCACTCATTACTCTCAGTCTAcaaccccccccgccccgccacaTAAGGGCTTCAAGTCTCTAGTCTGCAGCCTTCCCAGCGGCCACTCTTCAAGAGTCTACTCCTGAGCAGCACTGGGAGCCAAGAGCTGGAGCTGCCACTGTCCCATGGCTTACCTTGGTGACAGAGTCGTTGACATTAATGGCAGGCACCTTCAGGATCCCACTAGCCATCATCTTGTAGAGGTTGTGGACCCCCGTCGTGGTCTCCTCGGAGATGCCTCGGATGCCTTAACAAGGGCAGACGGGATGAGCTTCAGGCCCGGAAGGGGCTGCCCAAAGGACTGGGGATCTCTGGGATGAGGCCCTGAGAGCCTACACCTGAACTCACCCAAACTCCTCATCTTTTTTAGGAGTGCCTCCTAAAAAGCCACTCCTCTATCTGGGTTCTCATCTCTGTGACTCTGTGACTGATACCACAGTCCACCCAGTCAGCCAGGCCAGCATGAGTAAAGAGTGGCACCATCACCAGTCCTAGAAATGCTACCTCTCAACCATTCCGGAactctccattcccactgccacTGCCCTAGTCCctgccaccatcatctcttgcctgatCTCTCAGCCACAACCCATCCTACACACAGCAGACATTTTTAACATGGATATTTCAGAGAAATCTTTTCAAAACCCTCCAGTTACTTCCCTTTGCTCTCAGGATCAAGCTAAATTCTTTTCTCTTGGCCTGTTAAGTCCTCATACATCTGGTTTTCATGAATGCTCCATGCAActcttggcttcctttctctttcctgaatAGTCAatcctttcctgcctcagggcctttgtacttacTGCCACCCTCCCCTCCACTTTCTTCTCTGCCCTGCTTTTAAGAAAGCTGACTCCTTTCCCAGCTGCTTCCAGCCCTGGCCTTAGGCTTCCCCGTGGACCATCCTCACGTCAGCCAGGCCTCCCCCAGCCACACTACACCCACACCATCAGAAGTCAGGTCTACGGAAGCCTGCTGTCCTCATATCTTCCACAGAGTTCGCTGCAGAAGGCACTGGGAGTCCTGCCTGACCTGCTGCTTTCACATGGGCAAGCAGGCCCCGTCTAAACCACCAGCACCCAGAGCCCAGCCACCTGCCCTGCTCACCCGACAGGAGCTGCGGGAACTTGGTGTGGATGAGGTTGGTGAGGTCACCGCCGTCGTCCAGAATCATGTTGAGGGGCCCGTCCTTGAAGTACAGCGTCTGCTCAATGCACCACACGTACTCCTCATCTGTCTCTCCCTTCCAGGCATACACTGGGGGGTGAGTGGCACATCAGCACCTGCCCTCCCCACTGGCACCCGCTCCAGGGAACCACCTGGGCAGAGCCAATACCATCTGCTTCCTATTTCCCATCCCCAGCCACCTCCGGCCCCTCTGAGGACTCAGCGGTGGTAAGAAAACAGCCTGGAGCCAGACAGATCTGagttccaatcctggctctgGACTCGCCAGCTGTACGACTTTGGGCAAagcacttcacttctctgagcctccctttcctcatctgtaaatggggctCACAGTAGTATGGATTAAGTCAGACAGAGGCCAGGTCCGGTCCCCCAGATATAGGTATGTGGATATAATTATTTCCTTTCCCAATCTCTTCTGCCTGGGCCCCAGGAACTGGGGCATCAACCTACAGTGACCACGCACAACGTCTGCTGCTGGGAGGGGGATGCTGGAGGGGCAGGGTGCCACTCAGGTGGACCTACAAGGCAAGATCCAAGGTTCACTCTTTACTGAAAATACTCGAGGGTCCAGCAGTCTCTGTGGCGGCTGGCCTCAGGCAAAGCCTGCCCAAAAATTTACTAATAACAGCTACTATATATGGGGCACTTTCTCTGCCAGACATTACTCTCTCTGCTTCATGCCCCACCTCATTTTTCCTCACAGAAACCCTACGAGGCAGGCattacatcatcatcatcatcatttacaGACGCCCTGAGGGGCTAAGAGGTCCCCAGCTCACTCAGTATGGCATTTCAGAGCAGGCATCAGAACCCAGGGCTCCTGACCACCAGCCCAAACTCTTTCCATCATATGGTATGACGAGGACACAGGTGTAGGCCTCCTGTGAACCTCCTGTGAGCAAAGGACAAGGACCAAGCAGGGCccgctgccccccacccccagccctccctaCTGGGGCAGACAACGGTCTTGATAAAACGGCCTCTCCCAGAAAAGGGCCATGAGGACCGACCGAGGCAGAGGACTGGCGGACAGACCTATCCAGCCCTGGTCAGTCTCTGGAGGGGTCCTCCCAATCCTTTCTCCTCTACCTGAGGGTGGTTAGGACTCATGAATATTCTATGTAATCACCATTAGAGATAACCGCTCCTCTCCCCAGGCCAGGACGACATGTGCCCACTTCTCTAGCAACTTATTAAAGTCCCTCTTTAGTCCTGGTCCCTCCCTAGTCCCCTAGACCATCAGACTCTAGGCACTAGACCTCTGGGGCTCTTTTTCTGCCCAGTGTCCCTTCCCACTTCTTTTGGAATCAGACCCAcaccctttcttttttgttttttaaagattggcacctgagctaacatctgttgcccatcttcctttttcttcttccctccaaagacgccagtacatggttgtatattctacttgtgagtgcctctagttgttctatgcaggatgccacctcagcatggcctgatgagcggtgccatgtccccacccgggatctgaccaggcaaaaccccaggccactgaagcagagagcgtgaacttaaacacttggccaagGGCTGGCCCCCCCACATCTTTTCTCTAAGGAAAGTTCTTAAGTTCCTTTCTTTAAGGAACTTCCCCTCTATGCTCTCTACTCCCCCAAGCATAAGATCCCACTCTTCCTGGTCACAACTTGAACTGGGCCAATAAACACCTCCCATAGGATTTTAGATGACCAGTAGGCCAAAAAGCTCTTTCCTATGGGTCACTAGGCTAGGATTCTGGGGCCATGACTCTTCTCCTCTGTAATAGGGAAGCCGGTCACTGTGAGAGTCAGTGAAGCAAACAAGGAGAAGCAGAGCCCCTTCATGCATTCCCACATCCTCAAGCAGCAAGCAGGACTCACCTGGAATGCCGGTTTTGGCAATGGCGGCCGCTGCATGGTCCTGGGTAGAGAAGATGTTGCAGCTGGACCACTGCACCTGGAAGAGCCAGCAAGACAAAACTGTGGTCGCAGATGGCTCAGAAGCACCAGGGTCACTGGACAGGGATGACGAAAAGCCCTGGAGTCCGGGGTGAGAGGCTCAGGATCTAGGCCCAGCCAGCTCGCGACCACAGGCAGGGGACCCTGGTGAGTGGATGGGAGCCAGAGCAGTGACAAGACTtgactgacattttaaaacatctttctggTGCTGTGCGGAGGGGAGAGGGCTCCACAGGGAAGCAAGGAGACAAGTGAAGAAGCTGTTGTAAGAGTTCAGACAAGAAATGCAACAGTAGCGGTGGAGGTGATGACCGGTGTATTTTGAAGGCTGAGCCCACAGGATTTGATGCAGGATTAGTTGCTGGAGTTTGAGAGACAGTCAGGGATGACTCCAGGCTCTTGAACTGAAACAACCTGGAAGGTTAGAGCTTCCACTTGCTTACACGGGGAAGCCTGCAGGAAGGGGAGGCGGGTAAGAAATCATGAGTTGGTTTGGACGTGTTGAGGTTGACATGTCCATTGGACCTCCAAGTGGAGATGACAATCAGCTGTTGGATATACAAGTCTGGAGTTCTGGGGAGAAGTCCAGGCTGGTACATATTTTGGAGTCATCATCATATAGACAGTGTTTaaagccataaaatcagagcaccCAGAGTGTGAATGTTGAAAACAAAGAAGAGGTCCAAGGACTAAGCCCTGGTGAACTCAGTTAGATTTGGCTGCTCTGCCCAGCCCACTC from Equus asinus isolate D_3611 breed Donkey chromosome 15, EquAss-T2T_v2, whole genome shotgun sequence includes these protein-coding regions:
- the LOC106824940 gene encoding adenosylhomocysteinase, which codes for MSDKLPYKVADISLASWGRKAIDIAENEMPGLMRMREMYSASKPLKGARIAGCLHMTVQTAVLIETLVALGAEVQWSSCNIFSTQDHAAAAIAKTGIPVYAWKGETDEEYVWCIEQTLYFKDGPLNMILDDGGDLTNLIHTKFPQLLSGIRGISEETTTGVHNLYKMMASGILKVPAINVNDSVTKSKFDNLYGCRESLIDGIKRATDVMIAGKVAVVAGYGDVGKGCAQALRGFGARVVITEIDPINALQAAMEGYEVTSMDEACREGNIFVTTTGCIDIILGRHFEQMKDDAIVCNIGHFDVEIDVKWLNENAVEKVNIKPQVDRYWLKNGRRIILLAEGRLVNLGCAMGHPSFVMSNSFTNQVLAQIELWTHADKYPVGVHFLPKKLDEAVAEAHLGKLNVKLTKLTEKQAQYLGVPRDGPFKPDHYRY